In one Bradyrhizobium cosmicum genomic region, the following are encoded:
- a CDS encoding FMN-binding glutamate synthase family protein, translating into MGIVAEDNKPQEAPESLSPKRLALAEEGIMETLLLPFSPRFIVLTICAVVTALLIGIGIADRKIFDILLVPILIFAALTLLGVRDLLQKSHAVLRNYPISAHIRFLLEEIRPEMRQYFFESEKDGMPFSRDTRAVVYQRAKMELDKRPFGTQEDVYREGYEWMNHSVSPKSHAEEKFRITIGGPDCQKPYSASVFNISAMSFGALSPNAVRALNAGAKKGGFAHDTGEGGFSPYHREMGGDIIWEIGSGYFGCRHHDGTFDPEAFARVAAQDQIKMVELKISQGAKPGHGGVLPAAKVSEEISKIRGVAMGEDCISPASHRAFSTPVGMMQFVAEMRRLSGGKPAGFKLCIGHPWEFLAICKAMLQTGIYPDFIVVDGNEGGTGAAPLEFMDHLGMPMREGVSFVHNALIGIKARDRIKIGASGKIATAFDMARAMAIGADYCNSARGFMFSLGCIQSLSCHTDRCPTGVATQDPTRARALYVPLKIDRVHNYHHATLHSLTELIAAAGLEHPQQLRPIHFSQRTSTTDVKSFAQLYPALRPGELLEGTEDPRFRDAWRMAQAETFQPAP; encoded by the coding sequence ATGGGAATCGTGGCCGAAGACAACAAACCGCAGGAAGCTCCCGAATCCTTATCTCCCAAGCGTCTGGCGCTTGCGGAAGAGGGGATCATGGAAACCCTGCTTCTGCCATTCTCGCCACGTTTCATCGTGCTGACGATCTGTGCGGTCGTCACCGCGCTCCTGATCGGCATCGGCATCGCCGACCGCAAGATCTTCGACATCCTGCTGGTCCCGATCCTGATCTTTGCCGCGCTCACCTTGCTCGGTGTGCGCGATCTCCTGCAAAAGAGCCACGCGGTGCTGCGCAACTATCCGATCTCGGCGCATATCCGCTTTCTGCTCGAAGAGATCCGGCCCGAGATGCGGCAGTATTTCTTCGAGAGCGAGAAGGACGGCATGCCGTTCTCGCGCGACACCCGCGCGGTGGTCTATCAGCGCGCCAAGATGGAGCTCGACAAGCGCCCCTTCGGCACCCAGGAGGACGTCTACCGCGAGGGTTACGAGTGGATGAATCACTCGGTGTCGCCAAAGAGCCATGCCGAGGAAAAATTCCGCATCACCATCGGTGGCCCCGACTGCCAGAAGCCCTATTCGGCCTCGGTGTTCAACATCTCCGCCATGAGTTTCGGCGCGCTCAGCCCGAACGCCGTGCGTGCGTTGAATGCCGGCGCGAAAAAGGGCGGCTTCGCGCACGACACCGGCGAGGGCGGCTTCAGCCCCTATCATCGCGAGATGGGCGGCGACATCATCTGGGAGATTGGCTCGGGCTATTTCGGTTGCCGGCATCACGACGGCACTTTCGATCCGGAGGCGTTCGCGCGCGTCGCCGCCCAGGACCAGATCAAGATGGTCGAGCTCAAGATCAGCCAGGGCGCCAAGCCCGGCCATGGCGGCGTGCTGCCGGCCGCGAAAGTCTCGGAGGAGATTTCGAAGATCCGCGGCGTCGCGATGGGCGAGGACTGCATCTCGCCGGCTTCGCACCGCGCCTTCTCGACGCCCGTTGGCATGATGCAGTTCGTTGCCGAGATGCGAAGGCTCTCCGGCGGCAAGCCGGCCGGCTTCAAGCTGTGCATCGGCCACCCCTGGGAATTCCTGGCGATCTGCAAGGCGATGCTGCAGACCGGCATCTATCCGGACTTCATCGTCGTCGACGGCAATGAGGGCGGCACCGGCGCCGCGCCGCTGGAGTTCATGGACCATCTGGGCATGCCGATGCGCGAGGGCGTCAGCTTCGTGCACAACGCGCTGATCGGCATCAAGGCACGCGACCGCATCAAGATCGGCGCGTCCGGCAAGATCGCCACGGCCTTCGACATGGCGCGCGCGATGGCGATCGGCGCGGACTATTGCAATTCGGCGCGCGGTTTCATGTTCTCGCTTGGCTGCATCCAGTCGCTGAGCTGCCACACCGACCGCTGCCCGACCGGGGTCGCGACGCAGGACCCGACCCGCGCACGCGCGCTCTACGTGCCGCTCAAGATCGACCGCGTGCACAATTATCACCACGCCACGCTGCATTCGCTGACCGAGCTGATCGCCGCGGCCGGCCTCGAACATCCGCAGCAGCTGCGCCCGATTCACTTCAGCCAGCGGACGTCGACGACCGACGTGAAGTCCTTCGCGCAGCTCTATCCGGCGTTGCGCCCCGGAGAATTACTGGAAGGCACCGAGGATCCCCGGTTCCGCGACGCCTGGCGGATGGCGCAGGCGGAGACGTTCCAGCCGGCGCCCTGA
- a CDS encoding ferredoxin--NADP reductase, which produces MSAFYREKVLSVQHWTDTLFSFRATRDTGFRFQNGQFAMIGLEIDGRPLLRAYSMASANHEEELEFFSIKVQDGPLTSRLQKIKEGDTILVGRKATGTLITDNLIPGKRLMLLSTGTGLAPFASLIKDPDVYDQFESIVLVHGCRQVSELAYGEKLVAALREDELFGELLADKLIYYPTVTREPFRNRGRITDLINSEQIFNDIGQGPLDIATDRVMMCGSPAMLEELKVMFEGRDFIEGSGNKPGHFVIEKAFVER; this is translated from the coding sequence ATGAGCGCGTTTTACCGAGAGAAGGTTCTTTCCGTCCAGCACTGGACCGACACGTTGTTCAGCTTCCGCGCCACGCGCGACACCGGCTTCCGCTTCCAGAACGGCCAGTTCGCGATGATCGGCCTCGAGATCGACGGCCGTCCGCTGCTGCGCGCCTACAGCATGGCGAGCGCCAACCACGAGGAAGAGCTCGAGTTCTTCTCGATCAAGGTTCAGGACGGCCCGCTCACCTCGCGCCTCCAGAAGATCAAGGAAGGCGACACCATCCTGGTCGGCCGCAAGGCGACCGGCACGCTGATCACCGACAATCTCATTCCCGGCAAGCGGCTGATGCTGCTCTCGACCGGCACGGGCCTCGCGCCGTTCGCCAGCCTGATCAAGGACCCCGATGTCTACGATCAGTTCGAAAGCATCGTTCTTGTGCATGGCTGCCGTCAGGTCTCCGAGCTCGCCTATGGCGAGAAGCTCGTTGCGGCTTTGCGTGAGGACGAGCTGTTCGGGGAGCTGCTGGCGGACAAGCTCATCTATTATCCGACCGTGACCCGCGAGCCGTTCCGCAATCGCGGCCGCATCACCGACCTCATCAACTCCGAGCAGATCTTCAACGACATCGGTCAGGGTCCGCTCGACATCGCCACCGACCGCGTGATGATGTGCGGCAGCCCGGCGATGCTCGAAGAGCTCAAGGTGATGTTCGAAGGCCGCGATTTCATCGAAGGCTCCGGCAACAAGCCAGGCCACTTCGTGATCGAGAAGGCGTTCGTCGAGCGCTGA
- a CDS encoding hemolysin family protein, translating to MLSVELIIVVVLIVINGLLSMSELAVVSSRPARLSLLAAKGVRGAERALTLAADPGKFLSTVQIGITLVGVLSGAFSGATLGQRLTLWLVEAGLSAGVADIVGVGIVVTLITYATLIVGELVPKQVALRDPESVAVKVAPAMHVLAKVSLPLVFLLDLSGKLILSLLGRGGKAEEKVSEDEIHHLVTEAENAGVLEPGEKEMIAGVMRLGDRPVGAVMTPRTEVHEIDLNDAPEAIQEIIAKSPHSRFPVSDGDRDKPIGVLQAKDLLIAYMNERTPDLRALVREAPGIPASADARDVLAILRSAPVHIGFVYDEYGAFEGMVTAADILESIVGAFHSEQGPPEPAYVRRGDDSLLVSGWMPVDEFGELLGIELPPHRYNTVAGLVLQQFNALPDIGDAFDFGGWHIEVIDLDGRRIDKILASRTGEVETG from the coding sequence ATGTTGTCCGTCGAACTCATCATCGTCGTCGTCCTGATCGTCATCAACGGCCTGTTATCCATGTCGGAGCTGGCCGTGGTCTCGTCCCGCCCGGCCCGGCTGTCGCTGCTTGCCGCCAAGGGCGTGCGCGGCGCCGAGCGGGCGCTGACGCTGGCGGCCGATCCTGGAAAGTTCCTCTCGACGGTGCAGATCGGCATCACCCTGGTGGGCGTGCTCTCGGGCGCGTTCTCCGGCGCGACGCTCGGCCAGCGGCTGACGCTATGGCTGGTCGAGGCCGGTCTCTCCGCCGGCGTTGCCGACATCGTCGGCGTCGGCATCGTGGTCACTCTGATCACCTACGCCACGCTGATCGTCGGCGAGCTGGTGCCGAAACAGGTGGCGCTACGCGATCCCGAGAGCGTCGCGGTAAAGGTCGCGCCGGCGATGCACGTGCTTGCGAAGGTATCGCTGCCGCTCGTCTTCCTGCTCGATCTCTCCGGCAAGCTGATCCTCTCCTTGCTCGGCCGCGGCGGCAAGGCCGAGGAAAAGGTGTCGGAGGATGAGATCCATCATCTCGTCACCGAGGCGGAGAATGCAGGCGTGCTCGAGCCCGGCGAGAAGGAGATGATCGCGGGCGTGATGCGACTCGGCGACCGGCCGGTCGGCGCCGTCATGACGCCGCGCACGGAGGTCCACGAGATCGACCTGAATGATGCGCCGGAAGCCATTCAGGAGATCATCGCAAAGAGCCCGCATTCGCGCTTTCCCGTCTCCGACGGCGACCGCGACAAGCCGATCGGCGTGCTGCAGGCCAAGGACCTGCTGATCGCCTATATGAACGAACGCACGCCGGATCTGCGCGCGCTGGTGCGCGAGGCGCCAGGCATTCCGGCGTCGGCCGACGCTCGCGACGTACTGGCGATCCTGAGATCTGCGCCGGTTCACATCGGTTTCGTCTACGACGAATACGGTGCCTTCGAAGGCATGGTGACGGCCGCGGACATCCTCGAATCGATCGTCGGCGCCTTCCATTCGGAGCAAGGACCGCCGGAGCCGGCCTATGTCAGGCGCGGCGACGACTCGCTGCTGGTCTCCGGCTGGATGCCGGTCGACGAGTTCGGCGAGCTGCTCGGCATCGAGCTACCGCCGCACCGCTACAACACGGTGGCCGGCCTCGTGCTGCAGCAGTTCAACGCGCTGCCTGACATCGGCGATGCCTTCGACTTCGGCGGCTGGCACATCGAGGTGATCGATCTCGACGGGCGGCGGATCGACAAGATTCTGGCAAGCCGGACGGGTGAAGTCGAGACGGGGTGA
- a CDS encoding NADP-dependent oxidoreductase: MSGSINRQILLVEKPSGKLGPEHFKMVDGTMPEPKDGEALLRVRYISLDAANRAWMHGATYRSAVEANSVMAGGAIAEVISSKAPELAAGDIVFGDTGWQDYAAVPAKHLTKMPKLEPMTHLLSVFGIAGLTAYFGLLEIGRPKEGETVVVSAAAGSVGSIVGQIARIKGCRVVGIAGGADKCNWLTSELGFDAAVDYKDGAVFKALRAAAPKGIDVYFDNVGGDILEACLPQMNNYGRIACCGAISQYDGAPSAHGPRGVPGLIVVKRLIMQGFIVMDYMKESQRALADLQSWVKSGRLKVQEDIIDGLENTPKALIGLLAGENRGKRMVRL; encoded by the coding sequence ATGAGCGGCAGCATCAATCGCCAGATTCTTCTGGTGGAAAAGCCCAGCGGCAAGCTCGGCCCTGAACATTTCAAGATGGTCGACGGCACGATGCCAGAGCCGAAGGACGGCGAGGCCCTGCTGCGCGTGCGTTACATCTCGCTCGACGCGGCCAACCGTGCCTGGATGCATGGCGCGACCTATCGATCCGCCGTCGAGGCCAACAGCGTGATGGCCGGCGGCGCCATCGCCGAGGTCATCAGCTCGAAGGCGCCGGAGCTCGCCGCCGGCGACATCGTGTTCGGCGACACCGGCTGGCAGGACTATGCGGCGGTGCCGGCGAAGCATCTCACCAAAATGCCGAAGCTCGAACCGATGACGCATCTGCTCAGCGTGTTCGGCATCGCCGGCCTCACCGCCTATTTCGGCCTGCTCGAGATCGGCAGGCCCAAAGAGGGTGAGACGGTCGTAGTCTCCGCGGCCGCGGGCTCGGTCGGCTCGATCGTTGGACAGATCGCCAGGATCAAGGGATGCCGCGTGGTCGGCATCGCCGGCGGCGCCGACAAATGCAACTGGCTGACCTCCGAACTCGGCTTCGATGCCGCGGTCGATTACAAGGACGGCGCCGTGTTCAAGGCGCTGCGCGCGGCGGCGCCCAAGGGCATCGACGTCTATTTCGACAATGTCGGCGGCGACATTCTCGAAGCCTGCCTGCCGCAGATGAACAATTACGGTCGCATCGCCTGCTGCGGCGCGATCTCGCAATATGACGGCGCGCCCTCCGCGCACGGCCCGCGCGGCGTGCCGGGCCTGATCGTGGTGAAGCGCCTGATCATGCAGGGCTTCATCGTGATGGACTACATGAAGGAGAGCCAGCGCGCGCTTGCCGATCTCCAGAGCTGGGTGAAATCCGGCAGGCTGAAGGTGCAGGAAGACATCATCGATGGCCTGGAGAACACGCCGAAAGCGCTGATCGGATTGCTTGCGGGCGAGAACCGCGGCAAGCGCATGGTCAGGCTCTGA
- a CDS encoding PilZ domain-containing protein has protein sequence MDERRDRARHRVLKAGTIEFGGGAIDCTVRNFSDTGAALDVSSPVGIPEHFTLIIQAEGTHLACTVVWRKERRIGVKFGRR, from the coding sequence ATGGACGAGCGGCGCGATAGAGCCAGGCATCGTGTGCTGAAGGCCGGAACCATCGAGTTCGGCGGCGGCGCGATCGACTGTACCGTCCGCAATTTTTCCGACACCGGCGCCGCCCTCGACGTCAGCAGCCCCGTCGGCATCCCCGAACACTTCACGCTCATCATCCAGGCGGAGGGAACGCATCTCGCCTGCACCGTGGTCTGGCGCAAGGAAAGGCGCATCGGCGTGAAGTTCGGGAGACGTTGA
- a CDS encoding dicarboxylate/amino acid:cation symporter: MSNRFTQYILAAMVLGIIMGSAIYNFLPDTRADWASSINLIAMMFLRLIKMIIAPLVFATLVGGIAHMGSGSKLGRIFAKTMGWFVSASFVSLLLGLVMVNLLQPGANFPGTLPDKAQSTGLPVSAFSIEKFLTHLIPTSIADAMAQNEILQIVIFAVFFSVAMGAMPERSKPILALIDDIGHIMLKVTSYVMLFAPLAVWAAITATVAKNGLLVLWKLIVFMGGFYLSLALLWGILVIVGFIVIGPRYAHLLKLIREPLMIAFSTASSEAAYPKTLEGLNRFGASSRISSFVLPLGYSFNLDGTMMYCTFASVFIAQSYHIDMPLGTQLAMLATLMITSKGVAGVPRASLVVIASTLAQFNIPEAGLLMIMGIDTFLDMGRSATNVIGNTLATSVVAKWEGELGPEHAMGPGDAVPEDMIPGEVPAMAGHG; the protein is encoded by the coding sequence ATGTCGAACAGGTTTACGCAATACATTCTGGCGGCGATGGTGCTCGGCATCATCATGGGCTCGGCGATCTACAACTTCCTGCCCGATACGCGCGCCGACTGGGCCTCCTCCATCAACCTGATCGCCATGATGTTTCTGCGCCTGATCAAGATGATCATCGCGCCCCTGGTGTTCGCGACCCTGGTCGGCGGCATCGCCCATATGGGCTCGGGCTCCAAGCTCGGCCGCATCTTCGCCAAGACCATGGGCTGGTTCGTCAGCGCCTCCTTCGTCTCGCTGCTGCTGGGTCTCGTGATGGTCAATCTGCTGCAGCCCGGCGCGAACTTTCCCGGCACGCTGCCCGACAAGGCGCAATCGACCGGCCTGCCGGTCTCGGCCTTCTCGATCGAGAAATTCCTGACCCATCTGATTCCGACCTCGATCGCGGACGCGATGGCGCAGAACGAGATCCTCCAGATCGTGATCTTCGCCGTGTTCTTCTCGGTGGCGATGGGCGCGATGCCCGAGCGCTCCAAGCCGATCCTGGCGCTGATCGACGATATCGGCCACATCATGCTCAAGGTGACGAGCTATGTGATGCTCTTCGCGCCGCTCGCGGTCTGGGCCGCCATCACCGCGACGGTCGCCAAGAACGGCCTGCTGGTGCTCTGGAAGCTCATCGTGTTCATGGGCGGCTTCTATCTCTCGCTCGCGCTGCTGTGGGGCATCCTGGTCATCGTCGGCTTCATCGTGATCGGGCCGCGCTACGCCCATCTGCTGAAGCTGATCCGCGAACCGCTGATGATCGCGTTCTCGACCGCGAGCTCGGAGGCGGCCTATCCGAAGACGCTGGAGGGCCTCAACCGCTTCGGCGCTTCGTCGCGGATATCGAGCTTCGTGCTGCCGCTCGGCTATTCCTTCAACCTCGACGGCACGATGATGTACTGCACCTTCGCGAGCGTCTTCATCGCGCAGAGCTATCACATCGATATGCCGCTCGGCACCCAGCTCGCGATGCTGGCGACGTTGATGATCACCTCGAAGGGTGTCGCCGGCGTGCCGCGCGCCTCCCTCGTCGTGATCGCCTCGACGCTGGCGCAGTTCAACATTCCCGAGGCGGGCCTGCTCATGATCATGGGCATCGACACCTTCCTCGACATGGGCCGAAGCGCCACCAACGTCATCGGCAACACGCTGGCGACCTCCGTGGTCGCGAAGTGGGAAGGCGAGCTCGGGCCCGAGCATGCGATGGGACCAGGCGATGCCGTGCCGGAAGACATGATCCCCGGCGAGGTGCCCGCCATGGCCGGCCATGGTTAG
- a CDS encoding ATP-grasp domain-containing protein translates to MSGERIFVQAIRHYCANHGIAVDVRAGGWLIAMRRGARRHFAFGYDIGLNSAIAHRLANDKSATAEALMLEGVPCIPHQLFLNPKLGEAIVGAGWREAMLVLLHDNPQGVVVKPNEGTSGRSVFRATTEAELDHAAGEVFSMSTGLVISPYVAIEQEVRVILLDGVPLVVYSKQRGADWRHNLDAGAQPVLMENGDVRAACVKLAIDAARAIGITFASIDLVRVDVDWRVLEINSGVMMEALGKLHPELVQATYDAALDRVFGLADHAR, encoded by the coding sequence ATGAGCGGCGAGCGGATCTTCGTCCAGGCGATCAGGCACTATTGTGCGAACCACGGCATCGCCGTCGATGTCCGTGCCGGTGGCTGGCTGATCGCGATGCGCCGGGGGGCAAGGCGCCATTTCGCCTTCGGCTACGACATCGGCCTCAACAGCGCCATCGCGCATCGCCTCGCCAACGACAAATCCGCGACCGCCGAGGCGCTGATGCTGGAAGGCGTGCCCTGCATTCCCCATCAGCTCTTCCTCAACCCGAAACTCGGCGAGGCTATTGTTGGCGCCGGCTGGCGAGAGGCCATGCTCGTGCTGCTGCACGACAATCCGCAAGGCGTGGTGGTCAAGCCGAACGAGGGGACGTCGGGACGATCCGTCTTCAGGGCGACGACGGAGGCCGAGCTCGACCACGCGGCTGGCGAGGTATTTTCGATGAGCACGGGGCTGGTGATCTCGCCCTATGTCGCGATCGAGCAAGAGGTACGCGTGATCCTGCTCGATGGCGTGCCACTCGTCGTCTACAGCAAGCAGCGCGGCGCGGACTGGCGGCACAATCTCGATGCCGGCGCGCAGCCGGTGCTGATGGAGAACGGCGATGTTCGCGCGGCCTGCGTGAAGCTTGCGATCGACGCCGCGCGCGCCATCGGCATCACCTTCGCGTCGATCGACCTCGTGCGCGTCGACGTCGATTGGCGCGTGCTCGAGATTAATTCCGGGGTGATGATGGAAGCCCTGGGGAAACTTCATCCGGAACTGGTGCAGGCGACGTATGACGCGGCGCTGGACCGGGTGTTTGGTCTAGCTGACCACGCGCGCTGA
- a CDS encoding TadE/TadG family type IV pilus assembly protein, with translation MTPPDVATKKRRRNCCAAFVGDDKGATAVEFALVGAPFLALMIAVIQTFLVFFAQQTLETVTRQSARLVLTGQVQAQQMTQAVFKQKVCDQVVIFFTCSGLMVDMQVANAWSSANTATPTLTFDSKGAVSNVWQYNPGNAGDIVVLRVMYVWPVVLGPLGFNLSNLSNGNRLIMSSAAFQNEPGS, from the coding sequence ATGACCCCGCCGGACGTCGCAACGAAGAAGAGGCGCCGCAATTGCTGCGCCGCCTTTGTTGGCGATGACAAAGGAGCCACGGCTGTCGAATTCGCCCTCGTTGGCGCGCCGTTCCTTGCTCTCATGATCGCGGTCATTCAGACGTTTCTCGTCTTCTTTGCCCAGCAGACGCTCGAAACAGTGACGCGCCAATCGGCTCGCCTGGTTCTGACCGGGCAGGTGCAGGCCCAGCAGATGACGCAGGCCGTGTTCAAGCAGAAGGTCTGCGATCAGGTCGTGATATTCTTCACCTGCAGTGGCCTGATGGTCGACATGCAGGTCGCCAATGCGTGGTCTTCGGCGAACACGGCCACACCCACATTGACGTTCGACAGCAAGGGCGCCGTCTCGAATGTCTGGCAGTACAATCCCGGAAATGCCGGCGACATCGTCGTTCTCCGCGTGATGTACGTATGGCCGGTCGTCCTGGGGCCGCTTGGTTTCAATCTCTCAAATCTTTCGAACGGCAACCGGCTCATCATGTCGTCGGCCGCTTTCCAGAATGAACCGGGTTCTTAG
- a CDS encoding amino acid ABC transporter substrate-binding protein, with translation MGQTLARSVIGGCLWLAASLLATAASAQTGGEGLSPTLSAIKKAHLVRLGYRESSPPFSFLDQSGRPIGYSLELCEAIVEEIGVEVDDPNLKIDYVKVTSDDRIDAVLQNKIDLECGSTTANAERGKRVAFSPLMFVAGTKLMVPKASSVQSLTDLKGKTIVVTKGTTNEQAIQAADRKSSLGLNIVTSPDHEQSYQMLVDGKADAFATDDILLSGLIARHKAQDKFRVTGDYLSYDPYGIMFRKGEPQLSAVVERSFRKLGSNRDLVPLYNKWFTARLPTGERLNVPISLQLEEAFKAMDDSAGANN, from the coding sequence ATGGGCCAGACACTGGCAAGGTCAGTGATCGGCGGCTGCCTGTGGCTCGCGGCATCGTTGCTCGCGACCGCGGCTTCCGCCCAGACCGGCGGCGAAGGGCTCAGCCCGACGCTGTCGGCCATCAAGAAAGCGCATCTCGTGCGGCTCGGCTATCGCGAGAGCTCGCCGCCGTTCTCGTTCCTCGACCAGTCGGGCCGCCCGATCGGCTACAGCCTCGAACTCTGCGAGGCCATCGTCGAGGAGATCGGCGTCGAGGTCGACGACCCCAATCTGAAGATCGACTACGTCAAGGTTACCTCGGACGACCGCATCGATGCGGTGCTCCAGAACAAGATCGACCTGGAGTGCGGCTCGACCACGGCCAATGCCGAGCGCGGCAAGCGTGTCGCGTTCTCGCCGCTGATGTTCGTCGCCGGCACCAAGCTGATGGTGCCGAAAGCGTCGAGCGTCCAGTCGCTGACCGATCTGAAGGGCAAGACCATCGTGGTGACGAAGGGCACCACCAACGAGCAGGCGATCCAGGCGGCCGACAGGAAATCATCGCTAGGCCTCAACATCGTCACCTCGCCCGATCACGAACAGTCGTACCAGATGCTCGTCGACGGCAAGGCCGATGCGTTCGCAACCGACGACATCCTGCTTTCCGGCCTGATCGCGCGCCATAAGGCACAGGACAAGTTTCGCGTCACCGGCGACTATCTGTCCTACGACCCCTACGGCATCATGTTCAGGAAAGGCGAGCCGCAACTCTCGGCCGTGGTCGAGCGCAGTTTCCGCAAGCTCGGCTCGAACCGTGACCTCGTGCCGCTCTACAACAAATGGTTCACCGCACGGCTTCCCACCGGCGAACGCCTGAACGTGCCGATCTCGCTGCAGCTGGAGGAAGCCTTCAAGGCGATGGACGATTCAGCGGGCGCGAATAATTGA
- a CDS encoding TadE/TadG family type IV pilus assembly protein, translated as MLRRVVLRFVRNRKANVAIIFALMMVPTIFLLGMALDYTLALRKREQLNAAADAAAIAAVRPAMLTQTDNAVVQATATAVFAAKANLAGLKAAPTPTVNVVDSGLQRTITVSYAAESINNFPGVLGKQTWQIAGSSTARASSAPNMNFYLLLDDSPSMALGATQADIDNMVKATKSQPSYAANCAFACHETNPNNKAPSSSNKDNLTVARANNITLRIDLVTNAVKQLLVGPWTCPQSGVSGGVMQCMSAINNTTYKAGIYTFDYKLNTIQTLTTPTTAGTKISNIQLMTVDHQNCVIAGSCNTDYGSDIAGGLSGVNAIMPLPGTGTNQAGDTPQEVVFLVTDGVEDKLIAKSASCDPNATYPLPAAGSQVRCQQPLDNAICTTIKNRGIRIAILYTEYLQLPSDSWYTSRISQFNNPSSSTGAIAQKLQACASPGLYAGVQTGGDISTALTNLFIKVASSTASLMQ; from the coding sequence ATGCTCCGCCGCGTAGTGCTTCGTTTCGTCCGAAACCGGAAGGCCAACGTCGCCATCATCTTCGCGCTGATGATGGTGCCCACCATCTTTTTGCTCGGCATGGCGCTCGACTACACGCTGGCCCTGCGCAAGCGGGAGCAGCTGAACGCGGCCGCCGACGCGGCCGCGATCGCGGCGGTGAGGCCGGCGATGCTGACGCAGACCGACAACGCGGTCGTCCAGGCCACCGCGACAGCCGTCTTTGCAGCGAAGGCCAATCTGGCGGGCCTCAAGGCCGCGCCGACACCGACGGTCAATGTCGTCGATTCCGGTCTGCAGCGGACCATTACGGTCTCCTACGCCGCCGAGTCCATCAACAATTTCCCGGGAGTTCTCGGCAAGCAGACCTGGCAGATCGCCGGTTCGTCGACGGCGCGAGCGTCAAGCGCGCCCAACATGAACTTCTATCTGTTGCTGGACGACTCCCCGTCGATGGCGCTTGGTGCGACCCAGGCCGACATCGACAACATGGTCAAGGCCACGAAGAGCCAGCCGTCTTACGCGGCGAACTGCGCGTTCGCCTGCCATGAAACCAATCCCAACAACAAGGCTCCAAGCTCTTCGAACAAGGACAACCTCACGGTCGCGCGCGCGAACAACATCACGCTGCGCATCGATCTGGTGACCAACGCCGTCAAGCAGTTGCTCGTCGGACCCTGGACATGCCCGCAGTCCGGTGTTTCGGGCGGCGTCATGCAGTGCATGTCGGCCATCAACAACACCACCTACAAGGCCGGCATCTACACCTTCGACTACAAGCTGAACACGATCCAGACGCTGACCACCCCGACCACCGCCGGAACGAAGATTTCGAACATTCAGCTGATGACGGTCGATCACCAGAACTGTGTCATTGCCGGCAGTTGCAACACCGACTACGGCTCGGACATTGCGGGCGGGCTGTCGGGTGTGAATGCCATCATGCCGCTGCCGGGCACCGGCACCAATCAGGCGGGCGATACCCCCCAAGAGGTGGTCTTCCTCGTCACCGACGGGGTGGAAGACAAGCTCATCGCGAAGTCGGCGAGCTGCGACCCGAACGCCACCTATCCGCTTCCGGCCGCCGGCTCGCAGGTGCGATGCCAGCAGCCGCTCGACAACGCGATCTGCACCACCATCAAGAACCGGGGCATCCGCATCGCGATCCTCTACACCGAGTATCTGCAATTGCCGAGCGACAGCTGGTACACGAGCCGCATCTCGCAGTTCAACAATCCGAGCTCGTCTACGGGGGCGATCGCACAGAAACTGCAGGCTTGCGCGTCGCCCGGTCTGTACGCGGGCGTTCAGACCGGCGGCGACATTTCCACGGCGCTGACCAACCTCTTCATCAAGGTTGCGTCAAGCACAGCCAGTCTCATGCAGTAG